The nucleotide window CGCTGGAGACGACGAGGTTCTTGATGTTGAGGATGATCTCGGTGACATCCTCCTTCACGCCCGGCACGGTGGAGAATTCGTGGAGCACGCCGTCGATGCGGATGCTCGTGACTGCCGCGCCCGGGATGGACGAGAGCAGGGTTCGCCGGAGCGAGTTGCCCAGGGTGTAACCGAAGCCCGGTTCGAGGGGCTCGATCACGAAACGCGACCGGAACTCCGAGATGTTCTCTTCGGTGAGCGTGGGACGCTGTGCGATCAGCACTATGGATTCCTTTCGGCTGAGTGCCCGCTATATGACACTGTGCGAGTTCGAGGATCTTGAGTTGTGTGAGGTCGAACGCCCGGGGCGGGGTGCGGCAGGCGGCATCCACCGCGCCGCACGCCCGCCCACGGGCGTCGACTCAGACGCGGCGGCGCTTCGGCGGACGGCAGCCGTTGTGGGCCTGCGGCGTCACATCGCTGATCGATCCGACCTCGAGGCCGGCGGCCTGGAGGGAGCGGATGGCGGTCTCACGTCCCGAGCCCGGGCCCTTGACGAAGACGTCGACCTTCTTCATGCCGTGCTCCTGCGCCTGACGCGCGGCGGATTCGGCGGCGAGCTGCGCGGCGAACGGGGTCGACTTGCGCGAACCCTTGAAGCCGACGCCGCCCGAGGAGGCCCAGCTGATCACGGCACCGGTGGTGTCGGTGATCGAGACGATCGTGTTGTTGAACGTCGACTTGATGTGGGCCTGGCCCACGGCGATGTTCTTCTTGTCCTTGCGGCGCGGCTTGCGAGTAGCCGCCTTGGGTGCTGCCATGTGTGAAATCTCCTGAATCTGGCGAACGAGCGGTTACTTGCGGCCGGGCTTCTTCTTGCCGGCGACGGTGCGCTTCGGGCCCTTGCGGGTGCGAGCGTTGGTCTTGGTGCGCTGACCACGGACGGGCAGGCCGCGGCGGTGGCGGATGCCCTCGTAGGAGCCGATCTCGACCTTGCGGCGGATGTCGGCGGCGACCTCGCGGCGGAGGTCGCCCTCGA belongs to Agromyces archimandritae and includes:
- the rpsK gene encoding 30S ribosomal protein S11 — its product is MAAPKAATRKPRRKDKKNIAVGQAHIKSTFNNTIVSITDTTGAVISWASSGGVGFKGSRKSTPFAAQLAAESAARQAQEHGMKKVDVFVKGPGSGRETAIRSLQAAGLEVGSISDVTPQAHNGCRPPKRRRV